A section of the Pedobacter sp. HDW13 genome encodes:
- a CDS encoding DsbA family oxidoreductase has product MKVEIWSDVMCPFCYIGKRHFEQAIETLPFKNEIEVDWKSYQLNPEYHNTNNETVYDYLSRSKGMPVEQARQMTKQVVDMAANAGLTIDFDTNIPANTFNAHRLIHLAAKHNLQDLAEEKLFEAHFVKAKNIGETSVLVDVAIEIGLDKAEAEAVLAGDQFAEAVRYDIYESQNLGIRGVPYFVMDRKYGVSGAQPIQAFTEALTQSFKEWKEAQPKTKLTSLNKTGDAICDENGCEI; this is encoded by the coding sequence ATGAAAGTAGAAATCTGGTCGGATGTAATGTGTCCGTTTTGCTATATCGGAAAAAGGCATTTTGAGCAAGCTATCGAAACGCTGCCTTTTAAAAATGAAATTGAAGTAGATTGGAAAAGTTATCAGCTTAATCCTGAATACCACAATACCAACAACGAAACGGTTTACGATTACCTCTCGCGTAGTAAGGGAATGCCTGTTGAGCAAGCCAGGCAAATGACCAAACAAGTTGTTGATATGGCTGCAAATGCAGGTTTAACTATCGATTTTGATACCAACATACCTGCCAATACCTTTAATGCGCACCGTTTAATTCATTTGGCGGCAAAGCATAACCTGCAGGACCTGGCTGAAGAAAAACTGTTTGAAGCACATTTTGTGAAAGCGAAAAATATAGGAGAAACCAGTGTTTTGGTTGATGTTGCAATAGAAATCGGTTTAGATAAAGCAGAAGCTGAAGCAGTTTTGGCTGGTGATCAGTTTGCTGAGGCAGTGCGTTACGATATTTATGAAAGCCAAAACCTGGGCATTCGTGGAGTTCCCTATTTTGTAATGGACAGAAAATATGGAGTTTCGGGTGCGCAACCCATACAGGCTTTTACCGAGGCTTTGACACAAAGTTTTAAAGAATGGAAAGAAGCACAACCTAAAACAAAGCTTACCTCTTTAAATAAAACCGGCGACGCCATTTGTGATGAAAACGGTTGTGAGATATAA
- a CDS encoding M14 metallopeptidase family protein, with the protein MIKNYLKKICLAFLITAYCAVQAQEVPTPKSHFGFDIGDNYQLANYTQTSAYFKKLAETSKRVKLVDIGQTEEGRSQYMLIVSSPENLKKLDRYKEISQQLAHAEITTEQAKALAAEGKAVVWIDGGLHANEVVGAHQLIQTAYEFASRTDPETLRILDNVIILFTHANPDGQELMSNWYMREKDQSKRTTSGLPVLYEKYAGHDNNRDFFMLNLKETQNIGRQLFVEWIPQIMYNHHQAGPAGTVVAGPPYRDPFNYVFDPTLLTSLDAVGAAMHTRMNVENKPGYTQRGGSVFSTWYNGGLRTTTYFHNMIGLLTEIVGNPTPSEIPLVPSRLLPNSDSPNPVTPRKWYFKNSIDYSVSLNYAVLNYAQRYRDELLFNIYQMGRNSIERGKKDTWSFSPKKIEAINNAAKKDKESAATGDADFGSRQLSIKAFDTVMKAPANRDPRGYIVSADQPDFNSAIKFLNALIRTGIVVQKATAGFTVAGKNYPAGSYVVKTDQAFRPHVLDMFEPQDHPNDFKYEGGAPIPPYDAAGWTLAYLMDVKFDRILDDFSGPFEKNPYGTLLKAENKFPNGAGYVLSAAQNDSYMAVNDLLKNKVEVFRSTENGDFYVSSAGKQVLEKANVKLKTAAVPKDKVKISASRIALWDTYGGSMASGWVRWMMEQYHFNATVIYPQDIDAGNLKSKYDAIIFVGGAIPSVQGGGRSFAPKMEEVPQEYRNRLGRISADKSIPELKKFLEAGGNIVTIGSSTNLAYHLKLPVRNAMMEIVNGEEKRLPAEKYYVPGSVLNVAVDTSLPCTWGMEKEADVYFDNSPVFKLTGDAIASGKIKPLMWFENATPLRSGWAWGQAYLQDGVTAFEAKVGKGKLFAFGPEIAFRAQTHGTFKLIFNQLYQ; encoded by the coding sequence ATGATAAAAAACTACCTGAAAAAGATTTGTTTAGCTTTTTTAATTACCGCTTATTGTGCTGTCCAGGCTCAGGAAGTGCCAACGCCGAAATCGCATTTCGGTTTTGATATTGGCGATAATTACCAGCTGGCCAATTATACCCAAACTTCGGCTTACTTTAAAAAACTGGCCGAAACCTCCAAACGAGTTAAACTGGTTGATATTGGCCAAACCGAAGAAGGAAGAAGCCAGTACATGCTGATTGTTTCTTCGCCCGAAAATTTGAAGAAGTTAGATCGCTATAAAGAAATTTCGCAACAGCTGGCACATGCCGAAATTACGACAGAACAGGCTAAAGCATTAGCCGCCGAAGGAAAAGCTGTGGTTTGGATTGATGGCGGTTTGCACGCCAATGAAGTGGTGGGAGCGCATCAGTTAATTCAAACAGCATATGAATTTGCTTCGAGAACTGATCCGGAAACCTTACGTATCCTCGATAATGTGATCATTTTATTTACACATGCCAACCCAGATGGACAAGAGCTGATGAGTAACTGGTACATGCGTGAAAAGGATCAGAGCAAGAGAACAACTTCGGGTTTGCCGGTTTTGTATGAAAAGTACGCAGGGCACGATAATAATCGCGATTTCTTTATGTTAAACCTAAAAGAAACCCAAAATATAGGTCGACAGCTTTTTGTTGAATGGATTCCGCAAATTATGTACAACCACCATCAGGCAGGCCCGGCAGGAACGGTCGTTGCAGGCCCACCCTACCGCGATCCTTTCAATTATGTATTCGACCCAACTTTGTTAACCAGTTTGGATGCTGTAGGCGCAGCCATGCATACCCGGATGAACGTAGAAAATAAGCCCGGTTATACCCAGCGTGGTGGTTCCGTTTTTTCTACCTGGTACAACGGTGGTTTAAGAACAACAACCTATTTTCATAATATGATTGGCTTACTGACCGAGATTGTGGGCAACCCTACTCCATCAGAAATTCCTTTGGTTCCATCACGCTTATTGCCTAATAGCGATTCTCCGAACCCTGTTACCCCTAGAAAATGGTATTTTAAAAACTCAATCGATTATTCTGTATCGTTAAACTATGCGGTTTTAAACTATGCACAGCGTTATCGTGATGAGCTGTTGTTTAATATTTACCAAATGGGCAGAAACTCTATTGAACGGGGTAAAAAAGACACCTGGTCGTTTTCGCCAAAGAAAATCGAAGCGATTAATAATGCAGCCAAAAAAGATAAAGAAAGCGCAGCCACGGGTGATGCCGACTTCGGCTCTAGGCAACTTAGTATTAAAGCTTTCGATACCGTGATGAAAGCACCTGCAAACCGCGACCCGCGTGGTTATATTGTTTCTGCAGATCAGCCTGATTTTAATTCGGCTATAAAATTTTTAAATGCGCTGATCAGAACGGGCATTGTGGTACAAAAGGCAACGGCAGGATTTACGGTAGCTGGTAAAAATTACCCTGCGGGCAGTTATGTGGTTAAAACCGATCAGGCTTTTCGCCCGCATGTGCTTGATATGTTTGAGCCGCAAGATCACCCTAACGATTTTAAATATGAAGGCGGTGCGCCGATTCCTCCTTACGATGCAGCTGGATGGACTTTGGCTTACTTGATGGATGTTAAGTTCGATCGCATTCTGGATGATTTTTCAGGACCATTTGAGAAAAACCCTTACGGTACTTTGTTAAAGGCCGAAAATAAGTTTCCGAATGGTGCTGGCTATGTATTGAGTGCGGCACAAAACGATTCTTACATGGCAGTAAACGACCTGTTAAAAAACAAGGTTGAAGTATTTCGTTCGACCGAAAATGGCGATTTCTATGTTTCATCGGCTGGGAAACAGGTTTTAGAAAAGGCTAATGTTAAACTAAAAACGGCAGCAGTGCCAAAAGATAAAGTTAAAATTTCGGCATCGCGGATTGCCCTTTGGGACACCTACGGCGGTTCTATGGCATCGGGGTGGGTAAGGTGGATGATGGAGCAGTACCATTTCAATGCCACAGTAATTTACCCGCAAGATATTGATGCAGGCAATTTAAAATCTAAATACGATGCGATTATTTTTGTTGGAGGTGCCATTCCTTCTGTTCAAGGTGGTGGCCGGTCTTTCGCGCCTAAAATGGAAGAAGTTCCGCAGGAATATAGAAACCGCTTAGGCAGGATAAGTGCTGATAAATCGATCCCAGAGTTGAAAAAATTTTTAGAAGCAGGAGGAAATATCGTTACCATTGGCAGTAGCACCAATCTGGCTTATCATTTAAAATTACCTGTACGCAATGCGATGATGGAAATTGTTAATGGGGAAGAAAAAAGGTTACCTGCCGAAAAATATTATGTTCCGGGCAGTGTTTTAAATGTAGCAGTTGACACCAGTTTGCCATGTACCTGGGGAATGGAAAAAGAAGCAGATGTTTATTTTGATAATAGTCCAGTTTTTAAATTAACCGGCGATGCCATTGCATCAGGAAAAATTAAACCCTTAATGTGGTTCGAAAATGCTACGCCTTTGCGGAGTGGTTGGGCCTGGGGACAGGCCTACCTGCAGGACGGGGTAACCGCTTTTGAAGCCAAAGTGGGTAAAGGAAAACTGTTTGCCTTTGGACCTGAGATTGCATTCAGGGCACAAACACACGGTACATTTAAATTGATATTTAATCAGTTATATCAATAA
- a CDS encoding putative signal transducing protein yields the protein MSENWVKVYTTGDAFAAEVLKQGLTEAGIPAVTMNKQLSAYYIGEINVLVNKVDFNKAIEYIVENEIE from the coding sequence GTGAGCGAAAATTGGGTTAAAGTATATACTACCGGCGATGCCTTCGCTGCCGAGGTATTAAAACAGGGCTTAACAGAAGCTGGAATTCCGGCCGTAACGATGAATAAACAGCTCTCGGCTTATTATATTGGCGAAATAAATGTGCTGGTTAATAAAGTAGATTTCAATAAGGCCATCGAATATATCGTCGAAAACGAAATCGAATAA
- a CDS encoding class I SAM-dependent methyltransferase has product MEHQHSTADLENIAKQLACPEGAQGIKTGELMSINNLGMTHAAIDALVIEKGDIILEIGHGNGSHIEYLLKKANDIRYFGADISETMITEARKINAAFIEKGLVHFQLTNGIDLLYADEQFDNAFTVNTLYFWPEPIQYLKQIRDVLKPNGLFALCFADKTFMEKLPFTPYGFTLYGVEKVQQLLESTGFTIKNTIKKLEQVQSSGGEYVERAYYVVVASAN; this is encoded by the coding sequence ATGGAACATCAGCATAGCACAGCAGATTTAGAAAATATTGCCAAACAACTAGCCTGTCCTGAAGGCGCACAGGGTATTAAAACAGGTGAGCTGATGAGCATCAACAATCTTGGGATGACACATGCTGCTATTGATGCCCTCGTTATTGAAAAAGGAGATATCATACTGGAGATTGGTCACGGAAATGGTTCACATATCGAATATCTACTTAAAAAGGCTAATGATATCCGGTACTTCGGCGCAGATATTTCTGAAACGATGATTACCGAGGCCCGCAAAATAAACGCCGCGTTTATAGAAAAAGGTTTGGTTCATTTTCAGCTCACCAATGGTATAGACCTGCTATACGCAGACGAACAATTCGATAACGCTTTTACAGTAAATACCCTTTATTTTTGGCCAGAACCTATTCAATACCTTAAGCAAATTAGGGATGTATTAAAACCAAATGGGTTATTTGCGCTTTGTTTCGCTGATAAAACCTTCATGGAGAAACTGCCCTTTACTCCTTATGGATTTACACTTTACGGCGTAGAAAAAGTACAGCAACTATTGGAAAGTACCGGCTTTACCATAAAAAATACAATTAAAAAATTAGAGCAGGTACAAAGTAGCGGCGGTGAATATGTAGAAAGAGCATACTATGTAGTCGTTGCTTCTGCCAATTAA
- the dusB gene encoding tRNA dihydrouridine synthase DusB, whose amino-acid sequence MSVKIGNIDLGEFPLLLAPMEDVSDPPFRYVCKQNGADMMYTEFISSEGLIRDAAKSRQKLDIFEYERPIGIQIFGGDIDHMREASEIASAAGPDLVDINYGCPVKNVVCKGAGSSLLQDIDKMVKMTDAVVKASHLPVTVKTRLGWDDNTKNVREVAERLQDVGIQALTIHGRTRAQLYKGEADWTLIREIKRNPRITIPIFGNGDVDSPEKAANWRMEYEVDGIMIGRAAIGYPWIFREVKHFFETGEHLPGPTIEERINVCRTHLDKSLEWKGPKTGIFEMRRHYANYFKGLPDFKPYRMRLVAEPDINNIYSILAEVAEKFAHYDATKVLA is encoded by the coding sequence ATGTCTGTAAAGATAGGAAATATTGATTTAGGAGAATTCCCGTTATTGCTTGCCCCAATGGAGGATGTGAGCGACCCGCCGTTCCGTTACGTATGCAAACAAAACGGGGCGGATATGATGTACACCGAATTTATTTCTTCGGAAGGATTGATCCGCGATGCAGCAAAAAGCAGACAGAAACTGGATATTTTTGAATATGAAAGACCTATCGGCATACAGATTTTTGGTGGCGATATCGATCACATGCGCGAGGCTTCAGAAATTGCCTCTGCAGCCGGACCGGATTTAGTTGACATTAACTACGGCTGCCCGGTAAAAAACGTAGTTTGCAAAGGCGCTGGCTCCAGCCTCCTTCAGGACATTGATAAAATGGTAAAAATGACAGATGCCGTTGTGAAGGCATCGCACCTGCCTGTTACCGTTAAAACCCGCCTGGGTTGGGATGATAACACCAAAAATGTTCGAGAAGTGGCTGAAAGGTTACAGGATGTTGGCATTCAGGCTTTAACCATTCACGGCAGAACAAGGGCTCAACTATACAAAGGGGAGGCCGACTGGACGCTGATCAGGGAAATTAAACGTAACCCGAGAATTACGATTCCAATTTTTGGCAATGGTGATGTTGATAGCCCCGAAAAAGCAGCAAACTGGCGCATGGAATATGAAGTGGATGGCATTATGATTGGCCGTGCGGCTATTGGTTATCCCTGGATTTTCCGCGAGGTTAAACATTTCTTCGAAACCGGCGAGCACCTTCCCGGACCAACCATTGAAGAGAGAATTAACGTTTGCCGTACACATTTAGATAAATCGCTGGAATGGAAAGGTCCTAAAACCGGAATCTTTGAAATGCGCCGCCATTATGCCAATTATTTTAAAGGGCTTCCTGACTTTAAACCTTACCGCATGCGCCTGGTGGCCGAGCCCGATATCAATAACATTTACAGTATTTTAGCAGAAGTGGCAGAAAAATTTGCACATTACGATGCCACAAAAGTACTGGCTTGA
- the apaG gene encoding Co2+/Mg2+ efflux protein ApaG, with amino-acid sequence MVTAITDGVKVSVETVYQPEYSNPANEHYMFAYRVEISNLSDYAVQLMRRQWFIFDSNSSRREVEGEGVVGLQPIIQPGETHVYVSGCNLKTDMGSMKGTYLMKRALDESEFDVDIPEFQLVAPYKLN; translated from the coding sequence ATGGTTACAGCTATTACAGATGGGGTTAAAGTTTCGGTAGAGACGGTTTACCAGCCAGAATATTCAAATCCGGCTAATGAACATTATATGTTCGCTTATCGTGTAGAAATATCTAATCTTTCTGATTATGCTGTACAACTGATGCGCCGCCAGTGGTTTATTTTTGATTCGAACAGTAGCCGGAGAGAGGTGGAAGGAGAGGGTGTTGTTGGTTTACAACCTATCATTCAGCCTGGCGAAACCCATGTGTACGTATCAGGTTGCAATTTAAAAACCGATATGGGCAGTATGAAAGGTACCTACCTTATGAAACGTGCTTTAGATGAGTCGGAATTCGACGTAGACATTCCTGAATTTCAGCTTGTAGCACCTTATAAATTGAATTAA
- a CDS encoding FAD-binding oxidoreductase translates to MPNALSYWERESFFNYDVIIIGSGIVGLNAAVHLKKSAPSLKIALLESGFLPTGASTKNAGFACFGSISELIEQQEKAGLDGLAALIEKRWKGLLKLRNLLGDNTIDYQCLGGYEIFRKGDHLLASTCVAKIEHYNKLTLNIVGPDAFSAKPKKASAFGFGPTETLIENKYEAQIDTGKMMFALIGYAQQLGICIFNNCTVNHIAEETQGLSLVTANGAFSCKKTIVATNAFIKDLIPEVDIAPGRGQVLITKPIKGLKIKGTFHYDKGYYYFRNINNRILLGGGRNIDFKAEETTTFGQTTTVRQALQNLLDTLILPQTHYEIDQEWSGIMAFGKTLEPLIEEIKPNVFCATRCNGMGIAIGSQTGEDVAELLLKNL, encoded by the coding sequence ATGCCAAATGCACTTTCATACTGGGAAAGAGAATCATTTTTTAATTATGATGTAATTATTATTGGCAGTGGCATTGTGGGTTTAAACGCGGCAGTACACCTTAAAAAATCGGCACCATCTTTAAAAATAGCGCTGCTTGAAAGTGGTTTTTTACCCACCGGTGCAAGCACCAAAAATGCCGGTTTTGCATGCTTTGGCAGCATTTCTGAACTCATTGAACAACAAGAAAAGGCTGGTTTGGACGGTTTGGCCGCGCTTATAGAAAAACGCTGGAAAGGCCTGCTTAAGCTCCGCAATTTACTTGGCGATAACACTATTGATTACCAGTGTTTAGGTGGCTATGAAATATTTAGAAAAGGTGACCACTTATTGGCCTCAACATGTGTAGCCAAAATTGAACATTACAACAAGTTAACGCTTAATATCGTTGGGCCTGATGCTTTTAGTGCCAAACCTAAAAAAGCATCTGCTTTTGGTTTCGGACCAACTGAAACATTAATTGAAAACAAATACGAAGCGCAGATCGATACCGGTAAAATGATGTTTGCCCTGATTGGCTATGCCCAACAACTTGGCATTTGCATATTTAACAATTGCACTGTTAATCATATTGCCGAAGAAACACAAGGCCTGAGCTTAGTTACTGCAAACGGTGCTTTTTCCTGCAAAAAAACGATCGTAGCTACTAACGCTTTTATTAAGGATTTAATTCCCGAGGTAGACATCGCTCCCGGAAGAGGGCAGGTTTTAATTACCAAACCCATTAAAGGTTTAAAAATTAAAGGCACTTTTCATTACGATAAAGGCTATTATTATTTCCGAAACATCAACAACCGGATTTTGCTGGGTGGAGGCCGTAATATTGATTTCAAAGCAGAAGAAACCACCACTTTTGGGCAAACAACAACAGTTCGGCAAGCCTTACAAAATTTACTGGATACTTTGATTTTACCCCAAACGCACTATGAAATAGACCAGGAATGGAGCGGCATCATGGCTTTCGGCAAAACACTCGAACCGCTTATTGAAGAAATTAAGCCCAATGTATTTTGCGCAACGCGCTGTAACGGAATGGGGATTGCTATTGGTTCGCAAACCGGAGAAGATGTGGCTGAACTGCTTTTAAAAAATTTATAA
- a CDS encoding tetratricopeptide repeat protein, with translation MKYILMFLILWSIGSKAQTELQFNHSLINCEDKWVAFPMNKDSTYNFGFIYLDNQAGLTLNVEGTFKIDENGKYIGRKINNSMVKHRIPPTRVLAALIPTSKFADLQIQGTPDWLKGYKTDNKDVHRLFRLGYVCNQWDLADRALVYLEKVKAIDPKYNGLILEFAFAYNVLKQYDKAVFLLKQAIIENPKNCLLHRELVYAQLNIKLTDAEETYKNADKDCSDSASKSEMAHNIAYHYYLLKNKQKFNYWGDEVKKYSKTGDQFAQKLTMMQAEMDKL, from the coding sequence ATGAAATATATATTAATGTTTCTCATACTTTGGTCTATCGGATCAAAAGCTCAAACCGAACTTCAATTTAATCACTCATTAATTAACTGTGAGGATAAGTGGGTTGCTTTTCCAATGAACAAAGACAGCACTTATAATTTTGGATTCATTTATTTGGATAATCAGGCTGGCTTAACCCTTAATGTTGAAGGAACATTTAAGATAGACGAAAATGGAAAATATATAGGGAGAAAGATCAATAATTCGATGGTTAAACATCGTATTCCACCAACTAGAGTTTTGGCTGCCCTTATTCCTACTTCGAAATTTGCCGATCTTCAGATACAGGGCACTCCAGATTGGTTAAAAGGATATAAAACGGATAACAAAGACGTTCACAGGCTTTTTCGGCTAGGATATGTCTGCAATCAGTGGGATTTGGCAGATAGAGCGCTGGTATACTTGGAGAAAGTAAAAGCAATCGATCCAAAATACAATGGATTGATTCTTGAATTTGCTTTTGCCTATAATGTACTAAAGCAATATGATAAGGCAGTTTTTTTATTAAAACAGGCTATTATTGAAAACCCGAAAAATTGTTTGCTACATAGGGAGCTTGTTTATGCTCAACTGAATATTAAATTAACAGATGCCGAAGAAACATATAAAAATGCTGATAAAGATTGTTCTGATAGCGCTTCAAAAAGTGAAATGGCACACAATATAGCTTATCATTACTATCTCTTAAAAAACAAACAGAAGTTTAATTATTGGGGAGATGAAGTTAAAAAGTACAGTAAGACAGGAGATCAGTTTGCGCAAAAATTGACGATGATGCAAGCTGAAATGGATAAATTATAA
- a CDS encoding phosphatidate cytidylyltransferase — protein MKTRAITAFFFTIVMLGSILLGTYTFTAFYLVLSVLSLLEFYKLIKNSGIRPHRNIGLAAGALVFLMAAGLHYLKYDVKYLLLCIPLIFSVFITELYKKNKIPFANISYTFVGFVYVTIPFCFFHALGFLKNWNEYNFHFPLAFLLMLWANDTGAYLFGVKYGKRKLFERHSPKKSWEGFFGGMFTSVLVAYGLSFLFTESPVWVWAGMALLIASFGTLGDLVESMLKRSLDTKDSGGLLPGHGGLLDRFDGLLLAAPVVYAYLYLILY, from the coding sequence ATGAAAACCAGGGCAATAACCGCTTTCTTTTTTACCATTGTAATGCTTGGCTCTATTTTGCTGGGTACTTATACATTTACCGCATTCTATCTCGTTTTAAGCGTTTTATCGCTGCTTGAGTTTTATAAACTGATTAAAAATTCGGGTATCAGGCCGCATAGAAACATTGGCCTGGCTGCAGGTGCACTTGTCTTTTTAATGGCTGCAGGTTTACATTACCTTAAATACGATGTTAAGTACCTGTTGCTTTGTATACCGCTTATTTTTTCGGTTTTTATTACCGAGTTATACAAGAAAAATAAAATTCCCTTTGCCAATATATCCTACACTTTTGTGGGCTTTGTTTATGTAACCATTCCTTTTTGTTTTTTTCATGCGCTTGGCTTTTTAAAAAACTGGAACGAGTATAATTTTCATTTCCCGCTGGCATTTTTACTGATGTTATGGGCAAACGATACCGGTGCTTATCTTTTTGGGGTAAAATATGGCAAACGCAAATTATTTGAGCGCCACTCGCCTAAAAAGAGCTGGGAAGGCTTTTTTGGGGGTATGTTTACCAGTGTTTTGGTTGCCTATGGCCTATCGTTTCTATTTACTGAAAGTCCAGTTTGGGTTTGGGCAGGCATGGCTTTATTAATTGCCAGCTTTGGTACCCTCGGCGATCTGGTAGAATCGATGTTAAAACGCAGTCTGGATACCAAAGATAGTGGCGGGTTATTACCTGGGCATGGCGGCTTGTTAGACCGCTTTGATGGTTTATTACTGGCAGCCCCTGTGGTTTACGCTTACCTGTATCTGATTTTGTATTAA
- a CDS encoding zinc metallopeptidase, with translation MGVYLILIIPVLLLSMFVQWRFRNKFSKYAEMQLSSGLSGKEVAERMLHDNGIYDVKVMSTEGQLTDHYNPTDKTVNLSTDVYYSRSVAAAAVAAHECGHALQQAKSYNWLQLRSSMVPVVSISSNLLQWVLLIGVLLISFTGNPIVLAIGVVGLALITIFSIITLPVEFDASNRALAWLRNNHGVMQTQEENTQAKDALWWAAMTYVVAAVGALANLLYYASMLFGRSRD, from the coding sequence ATGGGAGTTTATTTAATATTAATAATCCCGGTATTGTTACTGAGCATGTTTGTACAATGGCGATTTAGAAACAAGTTTTCCAAATACGCCGAAATGCAATTGAGCTCAGGTTTATCGGGCAAGGAGGTGGCAGAAAGGATGCTGCATGATAACGGGATATACGATGTGAAGGTGATGAGTACCGAAGGACAATTAACTGATCATTATAACCCGACAGATAAAACTGTAAATTTAAGTACAGATGTTTACTACAGCCGCAGTGTGGCGGCAGCAGCAGTTGCAGCACACGAATGTGGTCATGCTTTGCAGCAAGCCAAATCGTATAACTGGCTGCAGTTACGGAGCAGCATGGTTCCGGTGGTAAGCATTTCTTCTAACCTTTTACAATGGGTTTTGTTAATTGGTGTGCTTTTAATCAGTTTTACCGGTAACCCGATTGTGTTGGCAATTGGTGTGGTTGGCCTGGCTTTAATAACTATATTCAGCATTATTACCCTGCCTGTAGAGTTCGATGCGAGCAACAGAGCTTTGGCCTGGTTAAGAAATAATCATGGGGTAATGCAAACGCAGGAAGAAAATACACAAGCTAAAGATGCTTTATGGTGGGCCGCAATGACCTATGTTGTTGCAGCGGTTGGTGCCCTTGCAAATTTGCTATACTATGCTTCGATGCTTTTTGGAAGAAGCAGAGATTAG
- a CDS encoding CPBP family intramembrane glutamic endopeptidase, giving the protein MNFVTPKREEINPFLQLLLLLFYAVAGALVFGIIAFVICIAIYGMGLLSNFDLLLSGDARYISGLKVIQILSSIGTFILPALALALTERTKIARFYSFRQPKVLLLLLVVIIMIVSMPFMEWTVIWNQKMALPGFLKGIEAWMKEKEQLAAKMTIQLITVRSNFDFIVNLVMIAVLPAIGEELMFRGGVQRSLERAFGNPHLAIWLSAIIFSTIHVQFYGFVPRMLLGAGFGYLYYYSGSIWYAMFAHFLNNAYAVCAAFYMQKHNIPLDKADEPIGFPWYGYLISAIITIALFKFFKDSAARERKLG; this is encoded by the coding sequence ATGAATTTTGTAACACCTAAACGCGAGGAAATCAATCCTTTCTTACAATTACTTTTACTTTTATTTTACGCAGTTGCTGGGGCTTTGGTTTTCGGCATCATTGCATTTGTAATCTGTATTGCCATATATGGGATGGGTTTGTTGAGTAATTTCGACCTGCTTTTATCGGGCGATGCTAGGTATATTTCAGGTTTGAAGGTAATACAGATTTTAAGTTCGATAGGTACATTTATTTTACCTGCGCTAGCCTTGGCCTTAACTGAAAGAACAAAAATTGCCCGGTTTTATAGCTTCAGGCAGCCAAAGGTTTTATTGCTTTTGCTGGTTGTAATTATTATGATAGTGAGTATGCCCTTTATGGAGTGGACAGTAATCTGGAACCAAAAAATGGCTTTGCCAGGCTTTTTAAAGGGGATTGAGGCCTGGATGAAAGAAAAAGAGCAACTGGCAGCCAAAATGACCATTCAGCTAATTACGGTAAGGAGTAATTTCGATTTTATCGTAAACCTGGTAATGATTGCAGTTTTACCAGCCATTGGAGAAGAACTAATGTTTAGAGGCGGTGTACAGCGCTCATTGGAGCGGGCTTTTGGCAATCCACACTTAGCGATATGGCTCTCGGCCATTATTTTTAGTACCATACATGTACAGTTTTATGGTTTCGTACCGCGGATGCTGCTGGGAGCAGGTTTTGGTTACCTGTATTATTATAGTGGCAGTATCTGGTATGCCATGTTTGCGCACTTTTTAAATAATGCTTACGCTGTTTGTGCAGCCTTTTACATGCAAAAACACAATATCCCACTCGATAAAGCCGACGAACCAATCGGATTTCCGTGGTATGGCTATTTAATTAGTGCAATAATTACCATAGCTTTGTTTAAATTTTTTAAAGATAGCGCAGCACGTGAGCGAAAATTGGGTTAA
- a CDS encoding acyl-CoA thioesterase: protein MTLAERIENSKTSIFKAVFPNTTNHYDTLFGGTAMHMMDEVAFITATRFSRQIMVTVSSDRIDFKKPIPAGTIVELIGKVNHVGNTSLKVNVEIYIEQMYAEGRELAVHGDFTFVAIDENKKPVQVIK from the coding sequence ATGACCTTAGCAGAAAGAATAGAAAACTCTAAAACCAGTATTTTCAAAGCCGTTTTCCCGAATACCACAAACCACTACGATACACTTTTTGGCGGTACCGCTATGCACATGATGGATGAAGTTGCTTTTATAACCGCCACTCGTTTTAGCAGGCAGATTATGGTTACTGTGAGCAGCGACAGGATAGATTTTAAAAAACCAATCCCAGCCGGAACCATTGTAGAGCTAATTGGCAAAGTAAACCATGTAGGTAACACCAGTTTAAAAGTGAATGTCGAAATTTATATCGAACAAATGTATGCCGAAGGCCGTGAACTGGCTGTACATGGCGATTTTACCTTTGTGGCAATAGATGAAAACAAAAAGCCGGTTCAGGTAATCAAATAA